A genomic segment from Janthinobacterium sp. 64 encodes:
- a CDS encoding FliM/FliN family flagellar motor switch protein codes for MNITDTNQSETLLEDLGDDMIIDQGDMSDVASTRARRDIPQMMRKIPVTLTLEVGSARISLEELMAIGPESVIELDMLAGEPLVIKVNGTPIGRAEVVVAGENYGLKVIDLDGLNLDLMTA; via the coding sequence ATGAATATCACCGATACCAACCAGAGCGAAACCCTGCTGGAAGACCTGGGCGATGACATGATCATCGACCAGGGCGACATGTCCGACGTGGCCAGCACCCGCGCGCGGCGCGATATTCCGCAGATGATGCGCAAGATTCCCGTCACCCTGACCTTGGAAGTGGGCTCGGCCCGCATTTCGCTGGAAGAACTGATGGCCATCGGCCCGGAAAGCGTGATCGAACTCGACATGCTGGCCGGCGAACCGCTGGTGATCAAGGTCAACGGCACGCCGATCGGCCGTGCCGAAGTGGTGGTGGCCGGCGAGAACTATGGCCTGAAAGTCATCGACCTCGACGGTCTCAATCTCGACCTGATGACAGCATGA
- a CDS encoding FliM/FliN family flagellar motor switch protein yields the protein MTIITKTDQTARHQVLDSCLLGRPVHLLHVFGAQLRDDLATALRQPMSRRYWGNFQIDAVTLARAENEDSVNRWLNFSTSAGQTGFTLERQILLSVLNYRYGSAGAKGVLPDPAQVRVTATEERLAVVLGQQLVNSLFTRIHKNLQSVGKSSDIDTSAEVAVQPGVHPPRGSWVVSVALSDVAAGQSGHFWFSLDKRLMADVLRGLLPERAQAKKALRGSVRPLASRLQVTLEGRLVSKQVQLGALFDLRVGDVIPVSLSRTDVMLDDSRLFTAAVSEHKGKLCLTSFEDVE from the coding sequence ATGACAATCATTACCAAGACAGATCAAACTGCGCGCCATCAAGTCCTCGATTCCTGTCTGCTTGGACGTCCTGTCCATTTGCTGCATGTATTCGGCGCCCAGCTGCGCGACGACCTGGCTACGGCCCTGCGCCAGCCGATGAGCCGTCGTTACTGGGGTAATTTCCAGATCGACGCGGTGACGTTGGCGCGCGCGGAAAACGAGGACAGCGTGAATCGCTGGCTGAATTTTTCCACGTCCGCCGGCCAGACGGGCTTTACGCTCGAACGGCAGATACTCTTGAGCGTGCTGAACTATCGTTACGGTAGTGCCGGCGCCAAGGGCGTGCTGCCCGATCCGGCGCAGGTGCGCGTGACTGCCACCGAGGAGCGCCTCGCTGTGGTGCTGGGACAACAGTTGGTGAACAGCTTGTTTACCCGCATCCACAAGAATTTGCAAAGCGTGGGCAAAAGCAGCGACATCGACACCAGTGCCGAGGTCGCCGTGCAACCGGGCGTGCATCCGCCGCGCGGCAGCTGGGTCGTCAGCGTGGCGCTCAGCGATGTCGCGGCGGGGCAGAGCGGCCACTTCTGGTTCTCGCTGGACAAGCGGCTGATGGCCGACGTGCTGCGCGGCTTGCTGCCCGAGCGCGCGCAGGCGAAGAAAGCCTTGCGCGGCAGTGTGCGCCCGCTCGCTTCGCGCCTGCAAGTGACCCTGGAAGGGCGGCTCGTCAGCAAGCAGGTGCAACTGGGCGCCTTGTTCGACCTGCGCGTGGGCGATGTGATTCCCGTCAGCCTGAGCCGCACCGACGTCATGCTCGACGATTCCCGTTTATTTACAGCGGCTGTTTCCGAACACAAGGGCAAGCTCTGTTTAACCTCATTTGAAGATGTCGAATAA
- the fliP gene encoding flagellar type III secretion system pore protein FliP (The bacterial flagellar biogenesis protein FliP forms a type III secretion system (T3SS)-type pore required for flagellar assembly.) produces MKLAVPGLSRRRGALAAALAVPILMLCCSAAGAQDLLSGVVPGAKTDLSVKMQILVVMTLLGLLPVMVMMMTSFTRFVIVLSLLRQALGLQQGLPNRIVTGIALILTLLVMRPIGEQVWKDAFVPYDRDQIGMQEALKIAEVPISRFMLAQTSKAALAQIAHLAGEPASMRPQDHSFTVKLAAFVLSELKTAFQIGCMLFIPFLIIDLVVASVLMAMGMMMLSPLVISLPFKLLLFVLVDGWTLTVNTLVTSIQGY; encoded by the coding sequence ATGAAGCTGGCGGTACCCGGTTTGAGCCGGCGCCGTGGCGCGCTGGCTGCCGCGCTGGCTGTCCCCATTCTGATGCTGTGCTGCAGCGCCGCCGGGGCGCAGGATTTGTTGTCCGGCGTGGTGCCTGGCGCGAAGACCGACCTGTCGGTGAAGATGCAGATCCTCGTCGTCATGACCCTGCTCGGGCTGCTGCCCGTGATGGTCATGATGATGACCAGCTTTACCCGCTTCGTCATCGTGCTGTCGCTGTTGCGCCAGGCCCTGGGCCTGCAGCAGGGTTTGCCCAACCGTATCGTCACGGGCATCGCCCTGATTCTCACCTTGCTCGTCATGCGCCCCATCGGCGAGCAGGTGTGGAAGGACGCGTTCGTGCCCTACGACCGCGACCAGATCGGCATGCAGGAAGCGCTGAAGATCGCCGAAGTGCCGATTTCGCGCTTCATGCTGGCGCAGACGAGCAAGGCTGCGCTGGCGCAGATCGCCCACCTGGCCGGCGAGCCGGCTAGCATGCGCCCGCAAGACCACAGTTTCACGGTCAAACTGGCGGCGTTTGTGTTGTCCGAACTCAAGACGGCGTTCCAGATCGGCTGCATGCTGTTCATACCGTTCCTCATCATCGATCTGGTGGTGGCGTCCGTGCTGATGGCGATGGGCATGATGATGCTCTCGCCGCTCGTCATTTCGCTGCCGTTCAAGCTGCTGCTGTTCGTGCTGGTCGACGGCTGGACCCTGACCGTCAACACCCTCGTTACCAGCATACAGGGCTATTGA